The Syntrophorhabdaceae bacterium nucleotide sequence ATTTTGCTTCATCAAGCAACCTTTCGTAAGCCTTTTCTTCCTGTCTCTTCTTCATCGAAGGCTGCTCTTTGCTGCGTTTGATATCCTCGATGTCCTGCTCCCTAAGCCAGCCCTTCAGGTACAATTCCGGATTGCTCAAGAATTCGATAACCTCATATAGTACGGTGGCATCAAGCTGTCCCGCATCCGTTCTGAATATGCATTTCTCACGCTTGAACTCTGCCAATTCTTTCTTAGTCGCGAAATTCCAGTAGCAATGGTAGTCGAAGTGAGTGTCTCGACCGGGCGTAAAGTGCCTTTTCATTCGCGCACCACATTCTCCACAAAAGAGGAGATTGTTATCGAGCAGGAAGTGATTCTCCATTTCTGTCGATCTTCTTTTTGGTCTGTTCACCTTGGACTTCATTAGGTTCTGAACTTCATCAAAGCGCTCCTTAGTGATAAAAGCTGGAAACTCAATTGTTATCGCGTGTTGGGGATCCTTTTTTTCTTTTCCTGCCATGAAGTACTGTTTGCCTGTCTTTTTCGAGTTCCTTCGGATAAATTTCTGTTTGTTATAGATAACTTTCCCGGTGTAGGCCTCGTTTTTGAGTATATCGGCTATGGTAACATGATTCCAACCTCTACTCTTTTTTCTTGGTGGAGCAATGGACTCCGAGTTGAGTTGAAGGGCCACATCTTTAAGGCTCATCCGTCGATCAAGGTACATCGAGACAATTAGGTCATATACTTTTCTTCGCTGTTCATCAATACAGACTTTCTTAGCTACTTTGTCCCAATAATAACCAAATGGTACAGAACCCATAATAGCTTTGCCTTGTGCCCACGACGATTTACGTCCCGCATCTGTCCTTTTCCGTATCATCGCGCTTTCAAACTCGGCAAAACCCGCAAGGGTAGGTAATAATAATTTCGCTGTCATACTGTTTGTGTTTAGTTCCGGCTGTTGTATACACACCACGTCTATGGCATTGTCTTCGAGAAGACTATGATAAATGTTCAAAACGTCTCTTGTGTTTCTTCCAAGCCTGTCCAGACTGGTAAACATGACGACATCGAATTCCCTTCGTTTGGCTCCGTCAAAAAGATTCCGAAGCCCAGGCCGATCATCGTTTCGACCAGTGAATCCCTCGTCTTTGAAGAAGGCAACCAGCTGCCAACCTCTTTTCACACATTCCCGTTCTACTATAGTTCTTTGATCCTCCAAGCTAGTACCTTCACGCGCCTGTATCGTTGTGCTTACTCTCGTGTATCCTGCCACGCGCACGAGAGCTGGGGTTGGCGTTGATTCTCTTGAATCTAAATCCATCCCTTAGACCTCCACTTGAGCATTAATCTACCTCTCATAATCATACCGTACCTTCAAAGATTTGTCGGACTTTTTTGCACTGATTTCGCGTTTTCTTCAAGGGTGAACCATGGGTTCTTTGTCGATCTTTTTCTTTATAATCCAGTTACACAGGGTAGCCGGCGTTACCTTATACCTCTTTGCAATAAATACCTGTGTCGAGCCGTTCTTCAAGAGAGCTTCAATCTCCGGTCTGTATTGGTCGAGCCTCGATTTCCCCGGTCCCTTTGGCCTACCCAGCTTCACGCCTGCGGCTTTCCTCGCTCTGAGGGCTTCTTTGGTCCTTGAGGAGATAAGGTCACGCTCGATCTCCGCTGCCATGGCAAATACCATCCCAACTATCTTTGATTCAATGGTACCGTTTAACGTCCAGTTGCCTTTTACCGCATACACGTTGATCCCTTTATCCTTGGCTATGGAGAGGATTTCCATGATCTCCAGCATGGATCGCCCGAGACGGGATAATTCACTGACGAGTAGATTGTCGTTCCTTTGCAGTTGATCCAGGATTTCCTTAATCCTTCTTTCTCTCCATGGTATCTTTCCACTGATCTTTTCTTCGATGAACTCCACTTTTCCCAAGTCCTTATTGTTGGCAAACAAGAGGATATCCGCCTTGTTTTTTTCCCAGTCTTGCCCATCTGTACTAACACGCAAATATGCAATGGATTTTTGTTTTTGTTTCTGTCCGGTTAGCTTGGGCTTCTTGCGGGGTGCGGTGAATTCGCGCTCGGTTTCGTGTATATTTTCTACATCTTTTCTATTACTAATCTTTTTCATTTCTTACACACCTCAACATATTTGACAAAAACATCTAAACACAACTTATATTATAACATACGTTCCATTAAATACAACATATTTGCCTAATATAGTCTTATGGGTTTAAACGAACGTTTTGGTTATAATGGTAAAGGCAGGGTAGCTTCGCAGGCGTATTCAGAGACAACCCAAACGATGCTCTTCATAGTAATATAATATCGTAACTCAACGATATTACGGCCATTTAGATATTGGTTACAGGTAAAAAGGATATAAATCGGAAGGGGGTTAAGGTACTACTCAAGATCAGAGACAACAAAACGGAAATCGTAAGCCCCGGCTCATTAGTAAAACTCTTTCGCAAAATCCTCAGATCAGAACATATAACCGACCGCGATAAAGAACATTGTTGGATAGTCGGCCTCACAACACGAAACACTGTCAAATACATCGAGATGGTTTCTCTTGGAACCTTAGGAGCGTCCCTGGTAAATCCAAGAGAGGTTTTCCGGCTCGCTATTATGCAGGCAGTTGCAAACATCATTATGGTGCATAATCATCCCTCTGGACACCCTGAACCATCCGAGGAAGACGTGAGCATAACACATCGTATCGCCGAAGCTGGAAAGATCATAGGCATTGAAGTTCTCGACCACATTATTATCGGATCAAGGATGTATAAGAGTTTCCGTGAAAATGGGCTAATGTAAGAGAGATGGATTATCCGAGTAAGGAGTCGACTGTTTTGTCTATTCTTGATAAAAATGTGCGAAACGTTTGTTTCCTTGACCCATTAACCTTCTCACCAGAATCTCCATGCGCTATCCGGCATTCCCTGCCACATTCAGCGAGAGTCTGATGCGCGGGATCGTCGGGATCAAAACGTGGCATCGCGGCGAGTATAGTAGGAAAGCGATGGAAGGCTCTTATTCCACCTGAAGGATTAGATCGCAGATTCTGGAGCTTTTCAGTCACGGGCCGGGAGTTCAAGGC carries:
- a CDS encoding recombinase family protein; this translates as MKKISNRKDVENIHETEREFTAPRKKPKLTGQKQKQKSIAYLRVSTDGQDWEKNKADILLFANNKDLGKVEFIEEKISGKIPWRERRIKEILDQLQRNDNLLVSELSRLGRSMLEIMEILSIAKDKGINVYAVKGNWTLNGTIESKIVGMVFAMAAEIERDLISSRTKEALRARKAAGVKLGRPKGPGKSRLDQYRPEIEALLKNGSTQVFIAKRYKVTPATLCNWIIKKKIDKEPMVHP
- a CDS encoding recombinase family protein, which codes for MDLDSRESTPTPALVRVAGYTRVSTTIQAREGTSLEDQRTIVERECVKRGWQLVAFFKDEGFTGRNDDRPGLRNLFDGAKRREFDVVMFTSLDRLGRNTRDVLNIYHSLLEDNAIDVVCIQQPELNTNSMTAKLLLPTLAGFAEFESAMIRKRTDAGRKSSWAQGKAIMGSVPFGYYWDKVAKKVCIDEQRRKVYDLIVSMYLDRRMSLKDVALQLNSESIAPPRKKSRGWNHVTIADILKNEAYTGKVIYNKQKFIRRNSKKTGKQYFMAGKEKKDPQHAITIEFPAFITKERFDEVQNLMKSKVNRPKRRSTEMENHFLLDNNLLFCGECGARMKRHFTPGRDTHFDYHCYWNFATKKELAEFKREKCIFRTDAGQLDATVLYEVIEFLSNPELYLKGWLREQDIEDIKRSKEQPSMKKRQEEKAYERLLDEAKYDVGREIVQHKLEEQRQVINTVSRELQKVEREHDIVQHKYEYLEEFKKAFTGSSKAKKIRSHFKIRSKIEEFIGTLSFRDKKRIVEAVISPETGGKIIVKYYRENPDDIPEEAGKVAILEGPQPDKPPVVEFDFEADLTKISNLITAIDRTSLLIKLDTR
- a CDS encoding JAB domain-containing protein — translated: MVTGKKDINRKGVKVLLKIRDNKTEIVSPGSLVKLFRKILRSEHITDRDKEHCWIVGLTTRNTVKYIEMVSLGTLGASLVNPREVFRLAIMQAVANIIMVHNHPSGHPEPSEEDVSITHRIAEAGKIIGIEVLDHIIIGSRMYKSFRENGLM